A region of Thermococcus sp. DNA encodes the following proteins:
- a CDS encoding DNA-directed RNA polymerase subunit N: MIVPVRCFTCGKVIGDKYYEFKARVEKGEDPEKVLDDLGIERYCCRRMLLSHVELIDQVMVYRVY, from the coding sequence GTGATAGTCCCCGTCAGGTGCTTCACGTGTGGAAAGGTCATCGGAGACAAATACTACGAGTTCAAGGCCCGCGTCGAGAAGGGTGAGGACCCCGAGAAGGTGCTCGACGACCTTGGGATCGAGAGGTACTGCTGCAGGAGGATGCTCCTCAGCCACGTTGAGCTCATAGACCAGGTAATGGTCTACAGGGTGTATTAA
- a CDS encoding DNA-directed RNA polymerase subunit K yields the protein MFRYTRFERARIVGARALQIAMGAPILIDVPEGVTPLDAALLEFEKGIIPLTVIRPS from the coding sequence ATGTTCAGGTACACGAGGTTTGAAAGGGCAAGGATTGTGGGGGCGAGGGCCCTTCAGATAGCGATGGGTGCTCCGATACTCATCGACGTTCCCGAGGGAGTGACCCCGCTCGACGCCGCGCTGCTTGAGTTTGAGAAGGGCATAATACCGCTCACCGTAATAAGGCCGAGCTGA